The proteins below come from a single Zea mays cultivar B73 chromosome 8, Zm-B73-REFERENCE-NAM-5.0, whole genome shotgun sequence genomic window:
- the LOC103637156 gene encoding ribosome maturation factor RimM, whose amino-acid sequence MPVENRESWKEYQVFSISYLIFLFEIIVGAKVFWYPQVAHIPSALFFDLDGIVDRTTDLLLIRGEVVQAVFSQPGTRWLRARAAGKQQVREFELVRGRAHTGKKSWIVSFDGINNLDEARQIVGSAILVKARDRPEIEDDEFYSLDLVGMRVIVKDTGKLVGIVGQGFNFGGGDLLQVIMGSSEGTAVDPDSENQDSNSSREHVWIPFAEDIVPDVDMASREMRITPPKGLLELNSRSNKRSKKERHAMVRSASSFSSIHARIYSHDLHLKRNKECVRSIVLKC is encoded by the exons ATGCCGGTAGAGAACAGGGAATCATGGAAAGAATATCAGGTTTTCAGCATCAGCTATCTCATCTTCCTTTTTGAGATAATTGTTGGAGCTAAAGTGTTCTGGTATCCTCAGGTGGCACACATCCCCAGTGCGCTATTCTTCGACTTAGATGGCATAGTTGATCGGACAACTGAT CTTCTGCTCATCAG AGGAGAGGTCGTGCAGGCCGTGTTCAGCCAG CCAGGGACGAGATGGCTGAGGGCTCGCGCTGCTGGGAAGCAGCAGGTCAGGGAATTCGAGCTTGTTCGGGGAAGGGCGCACACGGGGAAGAAGAGTTGGATCGTCAGCTTTGATGGCATCAACAACCTGGACGAG GCTAGGCAAATAGTTGGTTCAGCTATACTTGTGAAAGCTCGAGATAGACCAGAAATTGAGGATGATGAATTCTATTCACTTGACCTTGTTGGAATGAGAGTTATTGTCAAG GATACAGGCAAGCTCGTAGGAATAGTTGGTCAGGGTTTCAATTTCGGAGGTGGAGATCTTCTACAGGTGATAATGGGCTCTTCTGAGGGTACTGCTGTTGATCCAGATTCAGAAAATCAAGATTCAAACTCATCACGTGAGCATGTGTGGATTCCATTTGCTGAAGATATTGTACCTGATGTTGATATGGCAAGCAGAGAAATGCGGATTACACCTCCGAAGGGGTTACTTGAGCTCAATTCTCGTTCTAACAAGAGATCGAAGAAAGAAAGGCATGCGATGGTTAGGTCTGCATCATCCTTTTCTAGCATCCATGCTCGCATCTACAGCCATGATTTGCATCTTAAAAGAAATAAAGAATGTGTCAGGTCCATAGTACTGAAATGTTGA